Proteins encoded in a region of the Saccharothrix ecbatanensis genome:
- a CDS encoding TetR/AcrR family transcriptional regulator yields MTEQARRTRMSAPERRESILAAATEVFAEVGYLRGKTSVVARRVGVSEPVVFQNFGTKAALFAAVVDRAADQVCLVLDHMAASTVPVDGVLRAILDPDHLNHVHSAGTVGAIFSDAATVTGEPEIEAAARDSTRRFARSLTAVLERGRADGDLRPDLDPEAAAWWLLSLVASQRFRRATAPAPDVIEGRLAESTLAFLTAR; encoded by the coding sequence GTGACCGAACAAGCCCGCCGGACCCGGATGAGCGCGCCGGAACGCCGTGAGTCGATCCTGGCCGCGGCCACCGAGGTGTTCGCCGAGGTCGGCTACCTGCGCGGGAAGACGTCGGTGGTGGCGCGGCGGGTCGGCGTGAGCGAGCCGGTGGTCTTCCAGAACTTCGGCACCAAAGCCGCCCTGTTCGCCGCCGTGGTCGACCGCGCCGCCGACCAGGTGTGCCTGGTGCTCGACCACATGGCCGCGAGCACGGTGCCGGTCGACGGCGTGCTGCGGGCAATCCTCGACCCAGACCACCTGAACCACGTGCACAGCGCCGGCACCGTGGGCGCGATCTTCTCCGACGCGGCCACCGTCACCGGTGAACCGGAGATCGAGGCCGCCGCCCGTGACTCGACGCGGCGGTTCGCCCGGTCGTTGACCGCGGTGCTGGAACGCGGGCGGGCCGACGGCGACCTGCGGCCGGACCTCGACCCCGAGGCCGCCGCGTGGTGGCTGCTGTCACTGGTGGCGTCGCAGCGGTTCCGCCGGGCCACTGCCCCCGCGCCGGACGTGATCGAGGGCCGACTGGCCGAGAGCACGTTGGCGTTCCTTACCGCACGCTAG
- a CDS encoding class I SAM-dependent methyltransferase — MLHGTPHADAPGAIQHARAYELLSKVVYLGDRRRMFSRLVDLAGVRPGDRVLDVGCGPGYLTALAAEAASPGGSALGIDPSEPMIKEGRRTRASANCSFEVDKAESLTAPDGSFDVVVSSLAVHHIPEDARGQAFAQVFRVLRPGGRVVLADFPPPRGRFGRLLVGATAGEVMRDNPVDRIAPMFVAAGFAGPVESRIGPFLHCVRAVKPD, encoded by the coding sequence ATGCTTCACGGCACACCGCACGCCGACGCGCCGGGCGCGATCCAGCACGCGCGGGCCTACGAGCTGCTGTCGAAGGTCGTGTACCTCGGGGACAGGCGGCGCATGTTCAGTCGGCTGGTGGACCTCGCCGGCGTCCGGCCCGGCGATCGGGTGCTGGACGTGGGCTGCGGACCCGGTTACCTGACCGCGCTCGCCGCCGAGGCCGCGTCACCAGGTGGGAGCGCCCTGGGCATCGACCCTTCCGAGCCGATGATCAAGGAGGGGCGGCGCACGCGGGCGAGCGCGAACTGTTCGTTCGAGGTGGACAAAGCCGAGTCGCTCACCGCGCCGGACGGGTCGTTCGACGTGGTCGTGTCGAGCCTGGCCGTGCACCACATCCCGGAAGACGCGCGAGGGCAGGCGTTCGCGCAGGTGTTCCGGGTGCTCAGGCCCGGCGGACGGGTGGTACTCGCCGACTTCCCGCCGCCACGCGGACGCTTCGGCAGGCTCCTGGTCGGCGCGACCGCTGGTGAGGTGATGCGCGACAACCCGGTAGACCGGATCGCGCCCATGTTCGTCGCGGCCGGGTTCGCCGGCCCGGTGGAGAGCCGGATCGGCCCGTTCCTGCACTGCGTCCGCGCGGTGAAGCCCGACTAG
- a CDS encoding SgcJ/EcaC family oxidoreductase codes for MTRRPAALTTPLDDEDVAALAGLLADLENGFNQKAAAVLDRPFTADAVVVVPDGTVIRGWDDLFAYHTARLATAVAAWTTRVVMLSASSPGPDTALVHFRQETTTPSGGFANHGTVLAVRREGSWWISALHNTNVDDARAGTTTSATPSNGS; via the coding sequence ATGACACGCAGGCCCGCCGCGCTCACCACGCCGCTCGATGACGAGGACGTCGCCGCGCTGGCGGGACTCCTCGCCGATCTGGAGAACGGCTTCAACCAGAAGGCCGCGGCCGTGCTCGACCGGCCGTTCACCGCGGATGCCGTCGTCGTGGTTCCCGACGGCACGGTGATCCGCGGCTGGGACGACCTGTTCGCCTACCACACGGCCCGGCTCGCCACCGCCGTCGCGGCGTGGACGACGCGCGTGGTGATGCTGAGCGCCTCGTCACCCGGCCCCGACACGGCCCTGGTGCACTTCCGGCAGGAGACCACCACGCCGAGCGGCGGCTTCGCCAACCACGGGACGGTGCTCGCAGTGCGCCGTGAGGGCTCCTGGTGGATCAGCGCGCTGCACAACACCAATGTGGACGATGCCCGCGCGGGCACCACCACCTCTGCGACGCCCTCAAATGGTTCCTGA